The proteins below come from a single Desulfovibrio sp. JC022 genomic window:
- a CDS encoding cysteine-rich small domain-containing protein: MENSHRFFRNIDCRYFPCHQVSDETSFNCLFCFCPLYLVEDCGGRFKTTAKGVKDCTDCKIPHRPEGYDYIIKKLKEANER, from the coding sequence ATGGAAAACAGTCATCGTTTTTTCAGGAACATAGATTGTCGCTATTTCCCCTGCCATCAGGTCAGCGACGAAACATCCTTCAACTGCCTGTTCTGTTTCTGTCCGCTCTACCTTGTGGAGGATTGCGGCGGACGCTTTAAAACAACTGCCAAGGGCGTTAAGGACTGCACAGACTGTAAGATTCCGCATCGGCCCGAAGGTTACGATTACATCATCAAAAAACTTAAAGAAGCAAACGAGCGTTAG
- a CDS encoding SpoIIE family protein phosphatase produces the protein MSIRIKLFALLLIFSLIPLLVVSVISRQGIQELGQIQSDNLRADMIKILTDEMHQSAKDSAKLVQQQAVSLEFALKAIGAEAEDVLNDPVGTPPKVYFAEDFNTEGRQPADFGPSPQYFVLSEKGRKNPSSVSLEEPVFFCPEGKEHLKESPDLVRLCLLKPDFKSFFNEAGTALHRIYITLNSGLHMAYPGHGNYPPNYDPRKREWFTEAVKQGSIVWDKFIDASTGQQVYTLSKPLRDRDGNIIGVAAIDIQLVELLRKEDLTSQWSSAIQAFVVGPVNTNNGVELRIWAEAGHKETNISWKTGLPNEVRYLQSADKDSQDKLISSISKSKSGVMRMPYNGVKSVWAFAPFRGDGSYVLITPEKVITRVPDRAARQALTLSKDLYVAVGAASFFTLITIGLVAFVGSRKVIKPLLIMTDAAEKISEGDLSVHVDVRTGDERETLANAFNHMIPKLQDHLRISKSLELAQEVHTSLLPEEPPQINGLDISGISISCDETGGDYFDFYTPPINGGTGILLGDVTGHGVSAALLMTTGRAHLKHTSGHMEPLANRIDEVNKLLCSDIGDTGRFMTLFCLELSPDNSKGTYVRAGHDPATIYNPASGEKRDLMGSPMLALGIFDESKYDEFDIEINEGEIIFIGTDGIWEARNTKDEMFGRDRLDRIIFANAQRSAAEIQQEIIAEVYKFQDGMEQEDDITLVIIKVNEFNKNKS, from the coding sequence ATGAGCATACGTATAAAACTTTTCGCCCTGCTGCTGATATTCAGCCTTATCCCCCTGCTGGTGGTTTCCGTCATCAGCAGGCAGGGAATTCAGGAACTTGGCCAGATCCAATCAGACAACCTGCGCGCGGACATGATCAAAATCCTGACGGATGAAATGCATCAGTCCGCCAAAGACTCAGCCAAACTGGTACAGCAACAGGCGGTATCGCTGGAGTTTGCCCTTAAAGCCATAGGGGCCGAAGCCGAAGATGTGCTTAATGACCCGGTGGGAACTCCACCGAAAGTATACTTCGCCGAGGACTTCAACACTGAAGGACGTCAGCCGGCCGATTTCGGGCCATCCCCGCAGTATTTCGTACTCAGTGAAAAAGGCCGGAAAAATCCCTCATCGGTGAGTCTGGAAGAACCTGTTTTTTTCTGCCCGGAAGGAAAGGAACACCTGAAAGAGAGTCCTGATCTTGTCCGGCTCTGCCTGCTCAAGCCTGATTTCAAATCTTTTTTCAATGAAGCCGGAACCGCCCTGCACCGAATCTACATAACCCTTAATTCCGGGCTGCACATGGCCTACCCCGGCCACGGCAACTACCCGCCCAACTATGATCCCCGAAAAAGGGAATGGTTTACTGAAGCGGTTAAGCAAGGCTCCATTGTCTGGGATAAATTCATTGACGCCAGCACCGGGCAACAGGTCTACACCCTTTCCAAGCCCCTCCGGGACCGTGATGGAAACATCATCGGTGTAGCCGCCATTGATATCCAGTTGGTGGAACTGTTGCGCAAGGAAGACCTGACCTCCCAATGGTCAAGCGCGATTCAGGCCTTTGTGGTCGGTCCGGTCAACACAAATAACGGAGTCGAGCTGCGCATCTGGGCCGAGGCGGGACACAAAGAAACCAATATTTCATGGAAGACCGGACTACCAAACGAAGTCCGCTATCTGCAATCAGCCGACAAGGATTCACAGGACAAGCTGATCAGCTCTATCTCCAAAAGTAAATCCGGGGTCATGCGGATGCCCTACAACGGAGTTAAATCGGTCTGGGCCTTCGCTCCCTTTCGTGGCGATGGCAGCTACGTGCTGATCACACCGGAAAAAGTTATCACCAGAGTTCCGGACCGAGCCGCCAGACAGGCCCTTACCCTGAGCAAAGACCTTTACGTGGCAGTCGGGGCGGCCTCATTTTTCACCTTGATCACCATCGGACTGGTAGCCTTTGTGGGTAGCCGTAAAGTGATTAAACCGCTGCTGATAATGACTGACGCTGCCGAAAAAATATCCGAAGGTGACCTTTCAGTACACGTTGATGTCAGAACCGGGGATGAACGGGAAACCCTTGCCAATGCCTTCAACCACATGATTCCCAAATTGCAGGACCATCTGCGCATCAGCAAATCCCTTGAGCTGGCGCAGGAAGTTCATACCAGCCTGCTTCCGGAAGAGCCGCCGCAGATCAACGGGCTGGATATCTCCGGTATCAGTATTTCCTGCGATGAAACCGGAGGCGATTATTTCGATTTCTACACCCCGCCCATCAACGGGGGAACCGGAATCCTCCTCGGAGATGTCACCGGGCACGGGGTTTCCGCAGCCCTGCTCATGACCACCGGGCGTGCGCACCTGAAACATACTTCCGGGCACATGGAGCCGCTGGCCAACCGCATTGACGAGGTCAACAAGCTGCTCTGTTCGGACATCGGCGATACCGGAAGATTCATGACCCTGTTCTGTCTTGAACTCTCCCCGGATAACTCCAAAGGCACATACGTGCGCGCTGGACATGACCCGGCAACCATCTACAATCCTGCCAGCGGAGAAAAACGCGACCTCATGGGATCGCCGATGCTGGCTCTGGGTATTTTTGATGAAAGCAAGTACGATGAATTTGATATTGAAATAAACGAAGGAGAGATCATCTTCATCGGCACAGACGGTATCTGGGAGGCCCGCAACACCAAAGATGAAATGTTCGGACGCGACCGTCTAGACCGGATCATATTCGCCAATGCCCAGCGCAGTGCCGCTGAAATCCAGCAGGAGATCATTGCCGAAGTCTACAAGTTTCAGGACGGTATGGAACAGGAAGACGACATCACTCTGGTCATCATCAAAGTTAACGAATTTAACAAAAACAAATCATGA
- the cobA gene encoding uroporphyrinogen-III C-methyltransferase → MGLVYLIGAGPGDPGLLTVKAKEVLETADVLIYDYLANIEFLNYCKSDCEILYVGKKGGDHTLPQDKINELIVEKANEGKVIARLKGGDPYVFGRGGEEAEELVEAGIDFEVIPGITAGVAAPAYAGIPVTHRDFTTSVCFITGHEDPTKEKTGHNWAVYAKSTSTLVFYMGVKNLPMIAENLIKNGRDPETPVALVRWGTRCNQQSFVSTLENVAEEAKERKFKAPSIIVVGGVCSLHDKLAWFEKKPLLGKGVVVTRAREQASGLVSTLGKLGACVHEFPTINIEPVADYSDVQAEIKGLSSWDWLIFTSVNGVKHFFKQMDEAGLDARAFAGIEIAAIGPATADALVEKGIKPDFVPEKYVAEGVVAGLLEKGIKGKKVLIPRAKIAREVLPEELRKAGAEVKILPVYETGLSENDPGPIAEALEAGKIDYLTFTSSSTVENFFNLIEPEVFHKYKESVKIACIGPITAKTLEGFGYEPDIQPEDYTIPALVDVLVQEASE, encoded by the coding sequence ATGGGTTTGGTATACTTGATTGGTGCGGGTCCCGGTGATCCCGGTCTGCTGACTGTTAAAGCTAAGGAAGTGCTGGAAACCGCAGATGTACTTATCTACGACTATCTGGCAAATATCGAATTTCTGAACTACTGCAAATCTGATTGCGAGATTTTGTACGTAGGTAAAAAAGGCGGCGACCACACCCTGCCGCAGGATAAAATCAACGAGCTTATCGTTGAAAAAGCCAACGAAGGCAAAGTAATTGCCCGTCTCAAAGGCGGCGATCCCTATGTTTTCGGTCGCGGCGGCGAAGAAGCTGAAGAGCTGGTCGAAGCCGGAATCGACTTTGAAGTCATTCCCGGTATCACCGCAGGTGTTGCTGCTCCTGCTTACGCGGGTATCCCGGTGACCCACCGCGATTTCACCACCTCCGTATGCTTCATTACCGGACACGAAGATCCCACCAAGGAAAAGACCGGTCATAACTGGGCTGTGTACGCCAAATCCACCAGCACCCTCGTTTTCTACATGGGCGTGAAAAATCTGCCCATGATCGCGGAGAACCTGATCAAGAATGGTCGCGATCCCGAAACCCCGGTCGCTCTTGTGCGTTGGGGGACCCGCTGTAACCAGCAGTCTTTCGTTTCCACACTTGAAAATGTTGCTGAGGAAGCAAAAGAGCGCAAGTTCAAAGCTCCATCCATCATTGTTGTTGGCGGTGTCTGCTCCCTGCACGATAAGCTGGCATGGTTTGAGAAAAAGCCCCTGCTCGGCAAGGGCGTGGTTGTTACCCGCGCCCGTGAACAGGCCAGCGGCCTTGTTTCCACTCTCGGCAAACTCGGTGCCTGCGTACACGAGTTCCCGACCATCAACATCGAACCTGTTGCCGACTACTCCGACGTTCAGGCTGAGATCAAAGGTCTGTCCAGTTGGGATTGGCTGATCTTCACTTCCGTGAACGGTGTAAAACATTTCTTCAAGCAGATGGACGAAGCAGGTCTCGACGCCCGCGCTTTTGCCGGAATCGAAATCGCCGCCATCGGACCCGCCACTGCTGACGCGTTGGTCGAAAAAGGCATCAAGCCTGATTTCGTACCTGAGAAGTACGTTGCCGAGGGCGTGGTTGCCGGACTGCTCGAAAAGGGCATCAAAGGCAAGAAGGTGCTCATCCCGCGCGCCAAGATCGCCCGCGAAGTGCTGCCCGAAGAGCTGCGCAAGGCCGGAGCAGAAGTTAAGATCCTGCCCGTCTACGAGACCGGACTTTCCGAGAACGATCCCGGTCCCATTGCCGAGGCTCTCGAAGCCGGAAAGATCGATTACCTGACTTTCACCAGCTCCAGCACAGTTGAAAACTTCTTCAACCTCATTGAGCCGGAAGTTTTCCACAAATACAAAGAGAGTGTGAAAATCGCTTGCATCGGACCCATCACCGCCAAGACCCTCGAAGGGTTCGGTTATGAGCCGGATATCCAGCCCGAAGATTACACCATCCCCGCACTGGTCGATGTACTGGTGCAGGAAGCTTCTGAGTAA
- the amrA gene encoding AmmeMemoRadiSam system protein A, whose translation MSENFTFALTQEEKDYLKSLVHKSIMCRLNKQEEPTPEPVTEHLRENYGAFVTLNKGGHLRGCIGNVQGTGPLYKTIWKMARAAAFEDPRFPPLSMEEFGEIEIEISILSPISLCPDTDKIKIGRHGLIMQRGQQTGLLLPQVAVDWKWDREQFLAQTCQKAGMEPDAWQDPATNIFWFEAEVF comes from the coding sequence ATGTCAGAAAATTTTACCTTCGCCCTTACCCAGGAAGAAAAAGATTATCTAAAAAGCCTCGTCCACAAGTCCATCATGTGCAGACTGAACAAACAGGAGGAACCTACTCCCGAACCTGTAACCGAGCACCTGCGTGAGAACTACGGGGCCTTTGTGACCCTGAACAAGGGCGGACATCTGCGCGGTTGTATCGGAAATGTACAGGGAACCGGGCCGCTCTACAAAACCATCTGGAAGATGGCCCGCGCCGCCGCTTTTGAAGATCCGCGTTTCCCGCCGCTGTCTATGGAAGAATTCGGGGAAATCGAGATTGAAATATCCATCCTCAGCCCCATCAGCCTTTGTCCCGATACAGATAAGATCAAAATCGGGCGGCACGGCCTGATCATGCAACGCGGACAGCAAACCGGGCTTCTTTTGCCGCAAGTCGCCGTGGACTGGAAGTGGGATCGTGAACAATTTCTAGCCCAGACCTGCCAGAAAGCAGGCATGGAACCGGATGCATGGCAAGACCCGGCAACCAATATTTTCTGGTTCGAAGCTGAAGTATTTTAA
- a CDS encoding mechanosensitive ion channel family protein, with translation MLTEIDPYIYVACITAVAAIIYIWISYRVTRFRKSRVDRIEKLIKKDPETTAAIPTDVLTDKEERQERKDMVKGVKTRFTVIRRTLILFLVMIWILAMVMPFVGQLPSTMISILIAISTAVVGIAARPLVENMISGIVISFSKQLRVGDTLVVDGQYGTVEDISITHTKIKTWDWKRYIIPNSRMLNKEFSNLTLNDSLQWSYIEFSVSYDADIDEIRDIAIDVASRSEHHNELDTPQFWIRSMDRESVVCWVAAWADSPAEAWSLKSDVSMRLIRVFKEKGITTHMSQVNLTKEQG, from the coding sequence ATGCTTACTGAAATCGATCCGTACATCTACGTCGCTTGCATAACCGCAGTTGCCGCGATCATCTATATCTGGATAAGTTACCGTGTCACACGTTTCAGAAAGAGTCGTGTTGATCGCATTGAAAAGCTGATCAAGAAAGATCCTGAAACCACTGCGGCCATTCCTACTGACGTTCTGACTGATAAGGAAGAGCGGCAGGAACGAAAGGACATGGTCAAAGGCGTTAAGACCCGGTTTACGGTCATACGCCGCACATTAATACTTTTTCTCGTGATGATCTGGATACTGGCGATGGTCATGCCTTTTGTAGGGCAGCTTCCCAGTACGATGATTTCGATACTGATCGCTATCTCAACAGCGGTGGTAGGTATCGCGGCCCGTCCTCTGGTGGAAAACATGATCTCGGGTATCGTCATTTCATTTTCAAAGCAGCTCAGGGTCGGTGATACTCTGGTGGTTGACGGTCAGTACGGTACTGTCGAGGATATTTCCATTACCCACACAAAGATCAAGACATGGGACTGGAAACGTTACATTATTCCTAACAGTCGTATGTTGAACAAAGAATTTTCCAATCTGACCCTCAATGACAGTCTGCAATGGTCTTACATTGAATTTTCAGTTTCATATGATGCGGATATTGATGAGATCAGAGATATTGCCATTGATGTGGCCTCCCGGAGTGAACATCATAACGAATTGGACACCCCGCAATTCTGGATACGGAGCATGGACAGGGAGAGTGTTGTTTGTTGGGTGGCTGCTTGGGCCGATTCTCCTGCCGAGGCGTGGAGCCTGAAAAGTGATGTCTCCATGCGATTGATCAGAGTTTTTAAAGAGAAAGGAATCACAACCCATATGTCACAGGTCAATCTTACAAAAGAACAGGGTTAA
- a CDS encoding phosphotransferase has product MIDALSPWGLETLERHNDKNIPGSTERTISRSVIEDTENRLWLMERIAGTQVNKRSAIAENLLTLQKSGMDWLLPYQETKDGQVIAEVMGLPWQLSPFYASDELPRPEYVFDAERGTELAKFITQLREHTKGKEMQGQDQSFALIEYARKLVETVKEREPTVYKRLEPICARLFPKMEQFPQLPKAFCHGDFHPLNVLWKGKKVGAVIDWEFSGMRPEIYDVANMIGCVAFENPGALGEGLIPAFMDGLYDNTDISDDSYESLPAYIPALRFAWLSEWLRKKDHEMIEMELEFMELLLAVMG; this is encoded by the coding sequence ATGATAGACGCCCTCTCTCCTTGGGGACTTGAAACCCTCGAACGCCATAATGATAAGAATATTCCCGGTAGCACGGAGCGAACGATCTCACGCTCTGTAATTGAAGATACTGAAAACAGACTTTGGCTCATGGAGCGTATTGCCGGAACACAGGTGAATAAACGTTCCGCCATTGCTGAGAATCTGCTGACTTTGCAGAAATCAGGCATGGACTGGCTGCTTCCCTATCAGGAAACCAAAGATGGGCAGGTTATCGCAGAGGTAATGGGCCTCCCGTGGCAGCTCTCGCCCTTTTATGCGTCAGACGAACTGCCACGCCCGGAATATGTTTTTGATGCCGAGAGAGGCACGGAGCTAGCGAAATTCATTACACAGTTGCGTGAGCATACAAAGGGTAAAGAAATGCAGGGACAGGATCAATCCTTTGCGCTGATCGAGTATGCCCGCAAGCTGGTCGAGACCGTTAAAGAACGGGAGCCTACTGTTTACAAACGCCTCGAGCCGATCTGCGCACGCCTGTTCCCAAAGATGGAGCAATTCCCGCAATTGCCCAAAGCTTTCTGCCACGGCGATTTCCATCCCCTGAACGTACTTTGGAAAGGTAAAAAAGTTGGCGCAGTAATCGACTGGGAATTTTCCGGTATGCGCCCTGAAATCTATGACGTAGCCAACATGATCGGCTGTGTGGCTTTTGAAAATCCCGGCGCACTGGGTGAAGGCTTAATCCCGGCCTTCATGGACGGGCTTTACGATAACACCGATATCAGCGACGACAGTTATGAATCACTGCCCGCCTATATTCCAGCCCTGCGCTTTGCATGGCTTTCCGAATGGCTGCGCAAAAAGGATCATGAGATGATTGAGATGGAATTAGAATTTATGGAGCTGCTATTGGCGGTAATGGGGTAA
- the purN gene encoding phosphoribosylglycinamide formyltransferase yields the protein MSLPIAVLISGGGSNLQSIIEKMEDNILDVDIRMVLSNKADAYGLKRAEAYGIPTAALSHKDFGSREEFDAEMVRILKDAGVEAVIMAGFMRIITPVFLNAFPGKIINIHPAILPSFPGVDGQGDAAKYGVQLAGCTVHFVDEKMDHGAVVIQAAVPAYPGEDEDELRKRILKQEHRILPQAVQWLATGRLSATDRFVKLAEADIELAKTNGFSLVNPPLEKGF from the coding sequence TTGAGTTTACCTATTGCTGTTCTTATTTCAGGTGGTGGATCTAATCTGCAATCCATTATTGAAAAAATGGAAGATAACATTCTTGATGTTGATATCAGGATGGTTCTTTCCAATAAAGCTGATGCTTACGGTTTGAAACGGGCTGAAGCTTACGGCATCCCTACTGCGGCTTTGAGCCATAAGGATTTCGGTTCTCGTGAGGAATTTGATGCCGAGATGGTGCGTATTCTTAAAGATGCCGGAGTCGAAGCCGTGATCATGGCCGGATTCATGCGCATTATTACTCCGGTATTTCTGAATGCCTTCCCCGGTAAGATTATCAATATCCATCCGGCGATTCTGCCCAGTTTTCCCGGTGTGGACGGGCAGGGCGATGCCGCCAAATACGGCGTGCAACTGGCCGGTTGTACCGTCCATTTTGTGGATGAAAAAATGGACCACGGGGCGGTGGTCATTCAGGCCGCAGTCCCCGCTTACCCCGGTGAAGATGAAGATGAGTTGCGCAAGCGTATCCTCAAGCAGGAACACCGTATTTTGCCGCAGGCTGTGCAATGGCTGGCAACAGGGCGTTTATCTGCCACGGACCGTTTTGTGAAACTGGCTGAAGCTGATATTGAGCTGGCGAAGACGAACGGATTTAGTCTGGTTAATCCGCCGCTGGAAAAAGGTTTTTAA